The following proteins are co-located in the Gloeocapsa sp. PCC 7428 genome:
- the moeB gene encoding molybdopterin-synthase adenylyltransferase MoeB, with translation MLNPNLDEIQLTKEEYERYSRHIILPEVGLEGQKRLKSASVLCIGTGGLGSPLLLYLAAAGIGRIGIVDFDVVDSSNLQRQVIHSTSWVGKPKIESAKNRILEINPSCQVDLYETRLSADNALDIMEPYDVVVDGTDNFPTRYLVNDACVLLNKPNVYGSIFRFEGQATVFNYEGGPNYRDLYPEPPPPGMVPSCAEGGVLGVLCGIIGTIQATETIKIILGQGNTLSGRLMLYNALDMKFRELKLRPNPERPVIDKLIDYEFFCGIPQAKAEEEKRQMEMQEMTVQELKELLDSGADDFVLLDVRNPNEYEIAKIPGSVLVPLPDIESGAGVEKVKEILNGHRLIAHCKMGGRSAKALGILKEAGIEGTNVKGGITAWSREVDASVPEY, from the coding sequence ATGCTCAATCCCAATCTGGATGAAATCCAGTTAACAAAAGAAGAATACGAACGATATTCGCGCCATATCATTTTGCCAGAGGTAGGGTTAGAAGGTCAAAAACGCCTCAAAAGTGCAAGTGTTTTGTGTATTGGTACTGGTGGGCTTGGTTCACCCCTACTACTTTATCTCGCCGCAGCGGGTATTGGACGCATCGGTATCGTTGATTTTGATGTCGTTGATAGTTCTAACCTGCAACGTCAAGTTATTCATAGCACATCCTGGGTAGGTAAACCTAAAATTGAATCAGCAAAAAACCGCATCTTAGAAATCAATCCGAGTTGCCAAGTTGATTTGTATGAGACGCGTCTGAGTGCAGACAATGCGCTAGACATTATGGAGCCTTATGATGTTGTTGTGGATGGTACCGACAACTTTCCGACGCGGTATCTCGTCAACGATGCGTGTGTACTGTTAAACAAGCCGAATGTTTACGGTTCGATCTTCCGGTTTGAAGGACAAGCAACCGTATTTAACTACGAAGGCGGTCCTAACTACCGCGACTTATATCCCGAACCCCCACCGCCAGGGATGGTTCCTTCGTGTGCTGAAGGTGGCGTACTTGGGGTTTTGTGCGGTATTATTGGCACCATTCAAGCGACAGAAACGATTAAAATTATCTTGGGTCAAGGCAATACCCTCAGCGGGCGACTGATGCTTTACAATGCCCTCGATATGAAGTTCCGCGAGTTGAAGTTGCGTCCAAACCCTGAACGTCCCGTCATCGATAAACTCATCGACTACGAATTTTTCTGTGGTATTCCCCAAGCAAAAGCCGAAGAGGAGAAGCGACAGATGGAAATGCAAGAAATGACCGTGCAGGAATTAAAGGAATTGCTCGATAGCGGTGCAGATGATTTTGTACTACTTGACGTGCGCAATCCCAACGAATACGAAATTGCCAAAATTCCAGGTTCTGTCCTAGTTCCGTTACCCGATATTGAAAGCGGTGCAGGCGTCGAGAAAGTGAAAGAAATACTCAACGGTCATCGTTTAATTGCGCATTGTAAGATGGGCGGACGATCCGCGAAAGCGTTAGGGATTCTCAAAGAGGCAGGAATTGAGGGAACCAACGTTAAAGGTGGGATTACCGCTTGGAGTCGCGAAGTTGATGCTTCGGTACCTGAGTACTAA
- a CDS encoding Mov34/MPN/PAD-1 family protein, with translation MVLNISPPQLQAIRAHAENTYPEECCGLLLGKAVDDQKFVTEVVATENAWHAAALEWEDDSTNHGKIDRYAIAPQEMLKIQKTARDRDLDIIGIYHSHPNHPAIPSECDRLFAWQQYSYIIVSVVNGECDDLQNWSLDDRHQFHSENLIVTERIESLL, from the coding sequence ATGGTATTAAATATCTCTCCACCACAGCTACAAGCGATTCGCGCGCACGCCGAAAACACGTACCCAGAAGAATGCTGTGGTTTACTCTTGGGTAAAGCGGTTGACGACCAAAAATTCGTCACCGAAGTTGTCGCAACCGAAAATGCTTGGCACGCCGCAGCACTTGAATGGGAAGATGATTCTACCAATCATGGCAAAATTGACCGGTATGCGATCGCTCCGCAAGAAATGTTAAAAATCCAAAAAACCGCACGCGATCGCGATTTAGATATAATTGGTATTTACCACTCACACCCGAATCATCCGGCAATTCCTTCCGAATGCGATCGTCTCTTTGCTTGGCAACAATACTCATATATCATAGTTTCGGTAGTCAATGGCGAATGCGATGATCTCCAAAACTGGAGCCTCGACGATCGTCATCAATTCCACTCAGAAAATCTGATCGTTACAGAACGCATCGAGTCGTTACTTTAA
- a CDS encoding ABC transporter ATP-binding protein, giving the protein MMQTTPLLEVEDVWAGYVKDLDILQGINFHIFPGELVAVIGPNGAGKSTLAKTIFGLLNPQRGKITFNNENIAGLKSNQIVQRGMCYVPQIANVFPSLSVEENLEMGAFIRNTPLSELKEKIYTTFPVLANRRRQKAGTLSGGERQMLAMGRALMLEPSLLLLDEPSAALSPLLVNSVFEQIQQINKTGTAIVLVEQNARKALAMAHRGYVLDTGRDRFTGSGSELLNDPKVGELYLGAGKHH; this is encoded by the coding sequence ATGATGCAAACGACTCCTTTGTTAGAAGTTGAGGATGTCTGGGCGGGTTATGTTAAAGACTTAGACATCCTGCAAGGAATCAATTTTCATATCTTCCCTGGAGAATTAGTTGCAGTTATTGGTCCTAATGGTGCAGGAAAATCAACATTAGCAAAAACGATATTTGGGCTATTGAATCCGCAACGCGGGAAAATCACTTTTAACAACGAAAATATCGCTGGACTTAAATCAAATCAAATTGTACAGCGCGGGATGTGTTATGTACCGCAAATTGCAAATGTGTTTCCGTCTTTGAGTGTAGAAGAAAACTTAGAAATGGGGGCTTTTATTCGGAATACGCCCTTAAGTGAACTCAAAGAGAAAATATACACGACTTTCCCTGTTCTGGCGAATCGCCGCCGCCAAAAAGCAGGAACACTTTCAGGAGGAGAACGCCAAATGTTAGCAATGGGGAGAGCATTGATGCTAGAACCGAGTTTACTGTTATTAGATGAACCTAGCGCAGCACTTTCACCGTTGTTAGTCAATAGTGTATTCGAGCAAATACAGCAAATTAACAAGACGGGGACAGCAATTGTGCTTGTAGAACAAAATGCGCGCAAAGCATTAGCAATGGCGCATCGGGGTTATGTACTTGATACAGGACGCGATCGCTTTACCGGTTCAGGTAGTGAATTACTTAACGATCCCAAAGTCGGCGAACTTTATCTTGGCGCAGGTAAACACCACTAG
- a CDS encoding 4Fe-4S dicluster domain-containing protein: MPHTIVTETCEGVADCVDACPVACIHPGPGKNMKGTEWFWIDFATCIDCGICIQVCPVEGAIVPEERPELQKNP, encoded by the coding sequence ATGCCGCATACAATCGTTACAGAAACTTGTGAAGGAGTTGCTGACTGCGTTGATGCTTGTCCTGTGGCTTGTATTCACCCTGGACCAGGAAAAAACATGAAGGGTACGGAATGGTTCTGGATTGATTTTGCTACCTGCATTGACTGCGGTATTTGTATTCAGGTTTGCCCTGTTGAGGGCGCAATTGTTCCAGAAGAAAGACCTGAGTTGCAAAAAAATCCTTAA
- a CDS encoding ATP phosphoribosyltransferase regulatory subunit: MVYQSPAGARDLLPLDVAQKRWIEERLQQVFHRWGYHRIITSTLEHLDTLMAGGAVERSQLIQLQSDEGEIGLRPELTASIARAAVTRMAGSMYPQRLYYNANVFRRASSSNHNQQQEFYQAGVELLGAKGWLADAEILLLLAECMQELSLNNWCLILGEAGIARSLLSTFPANLREQVRYAIANLDRITLETLPLNRELRDRALMMLDLRGRPADILQKLASLDLQIPQTEALNYLKSLFALLDECPISSQAIILDLSLIQTFDYYTGIVFKVVSNTHPARIIGQGGRYDQLLGLYHPQAETIPGIGFSLNIEDLHQVLLPSQQLPHATPASHWLVVPKTPQAYTAAFAYAAKLRASQHLVRVELNLSDSDPDTIREYARHRRIQQIAWIKPEGLPIIEAIAFTKKPH; the protein is encoded by the coding sequence ATGGTATATCAGTCGCCAGCAGGGGCGCGGGACTTATTGCCCCTAGATGTAGCACAAAAACGTTGGATCGAAGAACGATTGCAGCAAGTCTTTCACCGTTGGGGCTATCACCGCATTATTACTTCAACATTAGAACACCTCGATACCTTAATGGCAGGTGGTGCAGTCGAGCGATCGCAACTCATTCAACTGCAATCTGACGAAGGCGAAATCGGACTACGCCCCGAACTTACCGCATCTATCGCCCGCGCTGCTGTGACGCGCATGGCAGGATCGATGTATCCGCAACGCTTATACTACAATGCTAATGTTTTTCGCCGCGCGTCAAGTAGTAACCACAATCAGCAACAAGAATTTTATCAAGCAGGCGTTGAATTACTCGGTGCTAAAGGTTGGCTAGCAGATGCGGAAATTTTACTGTTGCTTGCTGAGTGTATGCAAGAACTCAGTTTAAATAACTGGTGTCTGATCTTAGGCGAAGCCGGAATCGCGCGATCGCTATTATCAACGTTTCCCGCAAATTTGCGCGAACAAGTTCGGTATGCGATCGCCAACCTCGATCGAATTACACTAGAAACCTTACCCCTCAACCGCGAATTACGCGATCGCGCCCTGATGATGCTTGACTTACGCGGGCGTCCTGCTGATATCTTACAAAAACTCGCCTCTCTCGATTTACAAATACCTCAAACTGAAGCACTCAACTACCTGAAGTCACTGTTTGCTTTATTAGATGAGTGTCCGATATCATCACAAGCAATTATCTTAGACTTGAGTTTGATCCAAACCTTCGACTACTACACCGGAATTGTGTTTAAAGTCGTCAGCAATACTCATCCTGCAAGAATTATTGGGCAAGGCGGACGTTACGATCAACTCTTAGGACTGTATCACCCACAAGCCGAAACAATTCCAGGAATTGGATTTTCGCTGAATATCGAAGATTTACATCAAGTTTTACTTCCCTCACAACAACTTCCTCACGCAACTCCTGCAAGTCATTGGTTAGTTGTTCCCAAAACTCCCCAAGCTTATACCGCAGCCTTTGCCTATGCTGCTAAACTACGCGCTTCGCAACATCTTGTACGCGTTGAATTGAATTTAAGCGATAGCGATCCTGATACGATTCGCGAGTACGCCCGTCACCGCCGCATTCAACAAATTGCTTGGATTAAACCGGAAGGTTTACCTATAATAGAAGCGATCGCATTCACAAAAAAGCCTCACTAA
- a CDS encoding J domain-containing protein: protein MSFKIDRGLFQYDLTDHHAVLGIPVDADFEQIRKRYLQIARRLHPDSCAATTPEEKQLANQLLSKIVNPAYEQFSKERNRAEHLVVLREMSKRLAQKPTTVELKSKLAQKLAQASNIEHFYQTSLHQLAAKQYENFEQVFDIIGTLSELNLVYLMRKGASSIQQPKPVTPITPNPHPTSQPTPIPQPSSAVEQYYRRAQACMENSNFVQARIELQDALKLEPNNSSCHSLMGFLYLKQNQVTMAKVHINKALQLNPQEPMALKAKKLLNQATQTSSTKSASVPQPSPGKANNGGSGLFGGLFGGKKK from the coding sequence ATGTCATTTAAAATCGACCGTGGCTTATTCCAGTATGATCTCACTGACCACCATGCAGTTCTCGGCATTCCTGTCGATGCAGATTTCGAGCAAATTCGCAAACGTTATCTGCAAATAGCCCGTCGTTTACACCCTGATAGTTGTGCAGCCACCACTCCAGAAGAAAAACAACTCGCCAATCAACTACTCTCAAAAATTGTCAATCCTGCCTACGAACAATTCTCTAAAGAGCGTAACCGTGCTGAACATCTTGTTGTGCTAAGAGAAATGAGCAAGCGTCTGGCACAAAAACCAACTACCGTTGAATTAAAATCTAAACTAGCACAAAAGTTAGCTCAAGCAAGCAATATTGAACACTTTTATCAAACTTCACTTCACCAGCTAGCCGCAAAACAGTATGAGAATTTCGAGCAAGTTTTCGATATTATTGGCACTCTTAGCGAACTCAATTTAGTTTACTTGATGCGTAAAGGTGCGAGTAGTATTCAGCAACCGAAACCAGTAACGCCTATTACTCCCAATCCTCACCCAACATCACAACCAACCCCCATCCCCCAACCTAGTAGCGCTGTCGAGCAATATTATCGCCGCGCGCAAGCTTGTATGGAAAACAGTAACTTCGTACAAGCGCGGATTGAGTTACAAGATGCACTCAAGTTAGAACCAAATAATAGTAGCTGCCATAGCTTGATGGGATTCTTGTATTTGAAGCAAAATCAAGTCACTATGGCGAAGGTTCATATTAATAAAGCATTGCAGTTGAATCCTCAAGAACCAATGGCACTTAAAGCAAAGAAATTACTCAATCAAGCAACACAAACATCGAGTACAAAATCGGCGTCGGTACCTCAGCCGAGTCCAGGAAAAGCCAATAATGGGGGTAGTGGTTTGTTTGGTGGTTTATTTGGCGGGAAGAAAAAGTAA